The following nucleotide sequence is from uncultured Fibrobacter sp..
GGAATCACGTTCCGCACGGTGGAACCGTTCAACGAGCCGAGTGCTGGCTGGTGGAAGTCCAATGGCGGGCAGGAAGGTTGCGGCTTCAAGAACAACCAGACGAAGATGATTGTGGAACTCGGCAAGGCGCTTCAGAAGAAGGGCCTGTTCCCCGAGACTTCGGTGAGTGCCGCCGACGAGACGAACATTGGCGATGCCCTGAACCAGTTCAACAAGTACAGTTCCGAAGCGCTCTCGTACATGTTCCAGGTGAACACGCACAGCTATTCCGGCGGCGATAACCGCGCAAAGCTTTTCAATGCGGCGTTCGCGAAAGACAAGAAGGTGTGGCAGTCCGAAACGGGCCCGCTTCACAAGAGCGGCGACGAGAACATTGCGCTCTGGATGGCGGGCGTGATTCTTGCAGACCTGCGCGACATGAAGGCTAGTGCCTGGGTGGACTGGCAGATTGGCGACCCGGCCGAGAACTGGCGTAGCCTCGCGCTGAACCACAGCAAGCAGACATTCACGCCGAACGCCCGCTATTACATGCACGCCGCATTCAGCCGCTACATCCGTCCGGGATCGCGCATTATCGATAGCGACAACGGCAACACGCTTGCAGCGCTGCGCGAAGATGGCTCCCTGGTGCTTGTGGTGCGCAACAGCGGCTCTAGCGATGCCAAGTACAGCTTTGACTTGACCGCCTTCGATAAAATCGGCACAAGCGCAAAGGTTTACCGATTCGAACTGCCCGGCTCTCTGAAGGCGCTGTCCGACATCGCTCTTTCGGGCAAGTCCCTCTCGATGACGGCGCCTGGGCAAACCATTACGACCATGGTCATTTCCGGCGCCGAAGGTGGCGTCTGCACTCCGGATACAATTATCCCGTACGTGAAGGTGCATGACGGCGGCTGGAACGAGACGACCGATGTTCAGGTGAACAAGGGCGACTCTCTGGTCATTGGCCCGCACCCCTGGGAAGGTGGACGCTGGGTCTGGAGCGGCCCGAAGGACTTCAAGTCTACCGACCGCGAAATCCGATTCAAGAACATGGACGGCACCATGAGCGGCTACTACAAGGCGGTCCACACGAATGCCT
It contains:
- a CDS encoding glycoside hydrolase, with protein sequence MMGFGRKNIFSCAAVALCLAGFASESQAQTKVVVDPGKRYQVFEGWGTSLCWWAVKAGAWSESNRSKLLGAIADPDTGLGYTIFRYNIGGGDQPGHNHLDKGDGGANVPGYKPTEKGDFDWTADPYQRTIAIELSKRVKSPIFEAFSNSPPWWMTKSGCVSGSSDGSDNLKEDYFDDFADYLSEVALHFKKEWGITFRTVEPFNEPSAGWWKSNGGQEGCGFKNNQTKMIVELGKALQKKGLFPETSVSAADETNIGDALNQFNKYSSEALSYMFQVNTHSYSGGDNRAKLFNAAFAKDKKVWQSETGPLHKSGDENIALWMAGVILADLRDMKASAWVDWQIGDPAENWRSLALNHSKQTFTPNARYYMHAAFSRYIRPGSRIIDSDNGNTLAALREDGSLVLVVRNSGSSDAKYSFDLTAFDKIGTSAKVYRFELPGSLKALSDIALSGKSLSMTAPGQTITTMVISGAEGGVCTPDTIIPYVKVHDGGWNETTDVQVNKGDSLVIGPHPWEGGRWVWSGPKDFKSTDREIRFKNMDGTMSGYYKAVHTNASGCDASVTIKVVVDDPENPFVEPDTTQEDSTTAIRNRNLVDFAICPNDPIQVFDMQGRFLGKSLKLAPGTYLVRRGIRLQQVRIK